In Blautia sp. SC05B48, a single genomic region encodes these proteins:
- a CDS encoding transposon-encoded TnpW family protein encodes MQAADAVTASRAPENTPAMVKKIGKTTYKVHVHFSNTSTETMSDKIKRMLKNEIQQM; translated from the coding sequence ATGCAGGCGGCAGACGCCGTTACTGCGTCCAGAGCGCCGGAAAACACGCCGGCGATGGTAAAGAAAATCGGCAAGACAACCTACAAAGTTCATGTCCATTTCAGCAATACCAGCACAGAAACCATGAGCGATAAAATCAAGCGTATGCTCAAAAATGAAATTCAGCAGATGTGA